A single genomic interval of Melanotaenia boesemani isolate fMelBoe1 chromosome 4, fMelBoe1.pri, whole genome shotgun sequence harbors:
- the LOC121637758 gene encoding oxysterol-binding protein 1-like isoform X4 produces MSELKPPTPTPTPGDTYKGWLFKWTNYIKGYQRRWFVLSNGLLSYYRTQAEMGHTCRGTINLATANIVVEDSCNFVISNGGAQTYHLKASSEVERQRWITALELAKAKAVDMQAGSDDSGDDCPGVSPAPGQGGGCRNSEIQSTLRTLSSKVEDLTTCNDLIVKHGSALQRSLSELEGLRVGGDMGEKIRQVTERATLFRITSNAMINACRDFLSLAQSHSKRWQKALQTEREQRIRLEETLEQLAKQHNHLERAFRGATVLPPSFSNPALGSKGGAPGKGDASDEDDDNEFFDAMEDPAEFITVPADPKYHRRSGSNISGISSETGTDDQSFDELSLASNPESPQPLELEPVRQRRTRIPDKPNYYLNLWSIMKNCIGKELSKIPMPVNFNEPLSMLQRLSEDLEYYEILDKAAKCHNSLEQMCYVAAFTVSSYSTTVHRTGKPFNPLLGETFELDRVRECGYRSLCEQVSHHPPAAAHHAFSEKGWTLRQEIALASKFRGKYLSIMPLGSIQCLFDKSNNHYSWKKVTTTVHNIIVGKLWIDQSGEIDVVNHKTGDRCHLKFAPYSYFSRDVPRKVTGVVTDKDGKAHYVLSGTWDEKMEFSRIMQSSKGENGTEGKQRTVYQTLKAKEIWRKNPLPEGAENMYYFSSLALTLNEHEEGVAPTDSRRRPDQRLMEEGRWDEANAEKQRLEEKQRTARREREREAVKAASSPEEAHAQETGTTATDTEDSPPHTPVASPYGPSLFPLLSVHPDSYQALWFEKVDDSVSGETLHVYKGGYWEAKEQGSWDVCPDIF; encoded by the exons ATGTCGGAGCTCAAACCCCCTACCCCAACCCCAACCCCTGGTGACACATACAAGGGTTGGCTCTTCAAATGGACTAATTACATAAAAGGTTACCAGAGGCGCTGGTTTGTTCTCAGCAATGGACTGCTGTCTTACTACAG GACCCAGGCAGAGATGGGGCACACATGCAGAGGTACCATCAACTTGGCTACAGCCAACATTGTTGTGGAGGACTCGTGCAATTTTGTCATTTCCAACGGAGGAGCACAGACGTATCACTTGAAGGCCAGCTCTGAAGTAGAGCGACAGCGATGGATCACTGCTCTGGAGCTTGCTAAAGCAAAGGCTGTCGACATGCAGGCTGGATCTG ATGACTCTGGTGATGATTGTCCTGGAGTTTCCCCTGCCCCTGGGCAGGGCGGAGGCTGCCGCAACTCCGAAATCCAGTCCACATTACGCACCCTGAGCAGCAAAGTTGAGGACCTTACCACCTGCAATGATCTCATTGTCAAACATGGATCTGCCCTCCAAAG GTCTTTATCCGAATTGGAGGGCCTGCGTGTTGGAGGGGACATGGGGGAGAAGATTAGACAAGTCACAGAGAGAGCCACACTATTCCGAATCACCTCTAACGCCATGATCAAT GCATGCAGGGACTTCCTCTCTCTGGCCCAGAGCCACAGTAAGCGTTGGCAGAAGGCCTTACAGACTGAAAGAGAGCAGAGGATACGTCTGGAGGAGACTCTTGAACAGTTAGCTAAACAGCACAACCACTTGGAGAGAGCTTTCAGAGGAGCTACAGTTCTTCCTCCTTCATTCAGCAATCCTGCTTTAGGTAGTAAAG gcGGTGCTCCAGGAAAAGGTGATGCcagtgatgaggatgatgacaaTGAGTTTTTTGATGCAATGGAAGACccagcagaatttattactgtCCCTGCTGACCCCAAGTATCACAG AAGATCTGGCAGCAACATCAGCGGAATCAGCAGCGAGACTGGAACGGATGATCAATCG tTTGATGAACTGTCTTTGGCATCCAATCCGGAGTCCCCACAGCCTCTTGAGCTAGAGCCAGTCAGACAAAGACGAACTCGTATCCCTGACAAACCCAACTATTACCTCAATTTGTGGAGCATCATGAAGAACTGTATTGGAAAAGAGCTGTCAAAGATACCAATGCCT GTAAATTTCAATGAGCCCTTGTCGATGCTGCAACGTCTGTCTGAAGATCTGGAGTACTATGAAATTCTGGATAAGGCCGCTAAATGTCATAACTCTTTAGAGCAAATGTGTTACGTGGCAGCTTTTACTGTATCTTCCTACTCCACCACAGTCCACCGCACAGGAAAACCCTTTAATCCTCTGCTGGGAGAAACTTTTGAACTTGATCGAGTCAGAGAGTGTGGTTACCGATCTCTTTGCGAACAG GTGAGCCACCACCCACCTGCTGCTGCACACCATGCCTTCTCTGAAAAGGGCTGGACCCTCAGACAGGAGATTGCACTAGCCAGCAAGTTTAGAGGAAAATATCTCTCTATCATGCCTTTGG GTTCTATCCAGTGTTTATTTGATAAGAGCAACAATCACTACTCCTGGAAAAAAGTTACCACAACCGTACACAACATTATTGTTGGGAAATTATGGATTGATCAG TCAGGTGAGATAGATGTGGTGAACCACAAAACAGGAGATCGTTGCCATCTCAAGTTTGCTCCCTATAGTTACTTCTCCAGAGATGTACCAAGAAAG gtAACAGGTGTTGTGACAGATAAGGATGGAAAGGCCCATTATGTGCTGTCAGGAACATGGGATGAGAAGATGGAATTTTCCAGAATAATGCAGAGCAGTAAAGGTGAGAATGGCACTGAAGGCAAACAGAGGACTGTTTATCAGACGCTCAAAGCCAAAGAAATCTGGAGAAAGAACCCTTTACC AGAGGGAGCAGAGAATATGTACTACTTCTCCTCACTTGCCTTGACACTTAATGAACATGAAGAAGGAGTGGCGCCTACAGACAGTCGGCGGCGCCCTGACCAGCGGCTAATGGAGGAAGGTCGGTGGGATGAAGCCAACGCGGAGAAACAGAGACTTGAAGAAAAACAGCGTACCGCCCGTCGAGAAAGGGAAAGGGAAGCAGTGAAAGCAGCCAGCTCACCTGAAGAAG CTCATGCACAAGAAACTGGAACCACAGCAA CTGACACAGAGGACTCTCCCCCTCACACACCTGTTGCAT cccCTTATGGACCATCACTCTTCCCACTCTTAA GTGTCCATCCAGACAGCTACCAAGCACTGTGGTTCGAGAAGGTAGACGACTCTGTATCTGGAGAGACGTTGCACGTCTACAAAGGGGGCTACTGGGAGGCGAAGGAACAAGGGAGCTGGGATGTGTGCCCTGACATCTTCTGA
- the LOC121637758 gene encoding oxysterol-binding protein 1-like isoform X8: MSELKPPTPTPTPGDTYKGWLFKWTNYIKGYQRRWFVLSNGLLSYYRTQAEMGHTCRGTINLATANIVVEDSCNFVISNGGAQTYHLKASSEVERQRWITALELAKAKAVDMQAGSDDSGDDCPGVSPAPGQGGGCRNSEIQSTLRTLSSKVEDLTTCNDLIVKHGSALQRSLSELEGLRVGGDMGEKIRQVTERATLFRITSNAMINACRDFLSLAQSHSKRWQKALQTEREQRIRLEETLEQLAKQHNHLERAFRGATVLPPSFSNPALGSKGGAPGKGDASDEDDDNEFFDAMEDPAEFITVPADPKYHRRSGSNISGISSETGTDDQSFDELSLASNPESPQPLELEPVRQRRTRIPDKPNYYLNLWSIMKNCIGKELSKIPMPVNFNEPLSMLQRLSEDLEYYEILDKAAKCHNSLEQMCYVAAFTVSSYSTTVHRTGKPFNPLLGETFELDRVRECGYRSLCEQVSHHPPAAAHHAFSEKGWTLRQEIALASKFRGKYLSIMPLGSIQCLFDKSNNHYSWKKVTTTVHNIIVGKLWIDQSGEIDVVNHKTGDRCHLKFAPYSYFSRDVPRKVTGVVTDKDGKAHYVLSGTWDEKMEFSRIMQSSKGENGTEGKQRTVYQTLKAKEIWRKNPLPEGAENMYYFSSLALTLNEHEEGVAPTDSRRRPDQRLMEEGRWDEANAEKQRLEEKQRTARREREREAVKAASSPEEAHAQETGTTATPYGPSLFPLLSVHPDSYQALWFEKVDDSVSGETLHVYKGGYWEAKEQGSWDVCPDIF; encoded by the exons ATGTCGGAGCTCAAACCCCCTACCCCAACCCCAACCCCTGGTGACACATACAAGGGTTGGCTCTTCAAATGGACTAATTACATAAAAGGTTACCAGAGGCGCTGGTTTGTTCTCAGCAATGGACTGCTGTCTTACTACAG GACCCAGGCAGAGATGGGGCACACATGCAGAGGTACCATCAACTTGGCTACAGCCAACATTGTTGTGGAGGACTCGTGCAATTTTGTCATTTCCAACGGAGGAGCACAGACGTATCACTTGAAGGCCAGCTCTGAAGTAGAGCGACAGCGATGGATCACTGCTCTGGAGCTTGCTAAAGCAAAGGCTGTCGACATGCAGGCTGGATCTG ATGACTCTGGTGATGATTGTCCTGGAGTTTCCCCTGCCCCTGGGCAGGGCGGAGGCTGCCGCAACTCCGAAATCCAGTCCACATTACGCACCCTGAGCAGCAAAGTTGAGGACCTTACCACCTGCAATGATCTCATTGTCAAACATGGATCTGCCCTCCAAAG GTCTTTATCCGAATTGGAGGGCCTGCGTGTTGGAGGGGACATGGGGGAGAAGATTAGACAAGTCACAGAGAGAGCCACACTATTCCGAATCACCTCTAACGCCATGATCAAT GCATGCAGGGACTTCCTCTCTCTGGCCCAGAGCCACAGTAAGCGTTGGCAGAAGGCCTTACAGACTGAAAGAGAGCAGAGGATACGTCTGGAGGAGACTCTTGAACAGTTAGCTAAACAGCACAACCACTTGGAGAGAGCTTTCAGAGGAGCTACAGTTCTTCCTCCTTCATTCAGCAATCCTGCTTTAGGTAGTAAAG gcGGTGCTCCAGGAAAAGGTGATGCcagtgatgaggatgatgacaaTGAGTTTTTTGATGCAATGGAAGACccagcagaatttattactgtCCCTGCTGACCCCAAGTATCACAG AAGATCTGGCAGCAACATCAGCGGAATCAGCAGCGAGACTGGAACGGATGATCAATCG tTTGATGAACTGTCTTTGGCATCCAATCCGGAGTCCCCACAGCCTCTTGAGCTAGAGCCAGTCAGACAAAGACGAACTCGTATCCCTGACAAACCCAACTATTACCTCAATTTGTGGAGCATCATGAAGAACTGTATTGGAAAAGAGCTGTCAAAGATACCAATGCCT GTAAATTTCAATGAGCCCTTGTCGATGCTGCAACGTCTGTCTGAAGATCTGGAGTACTATGAAATTCTGGATAAGGCCGCTAAATGTCATAACTCTTTAGAGCAAATGTGTTACGTGGCAGCTTTTACTGTATCTTCCTACTCCACCACAGTCCACCGCACAGGAAAACCCTTTAATCCTCTGCTGGGAGAAACTTTTGAACTTGATCGAGTCAGAGAGTGTGGTTACCGATCTCTTTGCGAACAG GTGAGCCACCACCCACCTGCTGCTGCACACCATGCCTTCTCTGAAAAGGGCTGGACCCTCAGACAGGAGATTGCACTAGCCAGCAAGTTTAGAGGAAAATATCTCTCTATCATGCCTTTGG GTTCTATCCAGTGTTTATTTGATAAGAGCAACAATCACTACTCCTGGAAAAAAGTTACCACAACCGTACACAACATTATTGTTGGGAAATTATGGATTGATCAG TCAGGTGAGATAGATGTGGTGAACCACAAAACAGGAGATCGTTGCCATCTCAAGTTTGCTCCCTATAGTTACTTCTCCAGAGATGTACCAAGAAAG gtAACAGGTGTTGTGACAGATAAGGATGGAAAGGCCCATTATGTGCTGTCAGGAACATGGGATGAGAAGATGGAATTTTCCAGAATAATGCAGAGCAGTAAAGGTGAGAATGGCACTGAAGGCAAACAGAGGACTGTTTATCAGACGCTCAAAGCCAAAGAAATCTGGAGAAAGAACCCTTTACC AGAGGGAGCAGAGAATATGTACTACTTCTCCTCACTTGCCTTGACACTTAATGAACATGAAGAAGGAGTGGCGCCTACAGACAGTCGGCGGCGCCCTGACCAGCGGCTAATGGAGGAAGGTCGGTGGGATGAAGCCAACGCGGAGAAACAGAGACTTGAAGAAAAACAGCGTACCGCCCGTCGAGAAAGGGAAAGGGAAGCAGTGAAAGCAGCCAGCTCACCTGAAGAAG CTCATGCACAAGAAACTGGAACCACAGCAA cccCTTATGGACCATCACTCTTCCCACTCTTAA GTGTCCATCCAGACAGCTACCAAGCACTGTGGTTCGAGAAGGTAGACGACTCTGTATCTGGAGAGACGTTGCACGTCTACAAAGGGGGCTACTGGGAGGCGAAGGAACAAGGGAGCTGGGATGTGTGCCCTGACATCTTCTGA
- the LOC121637758 gene encoding oxysterol-binding protein 1-like isoform X1 — MSELKPPTPTPTPGDTYKGWLFKWTNYIKGYQRRWFVLSNGLLSYYRTQAEMGHTCRGTINLATANIVVEDSCNFVISNGGAQTYHLKASSEVERQRWITALELAKAKAVDMQAGSDDSGDDCPGVSPAPGQGGGCRNSEIQSTLRTLSSKVEDLTTCNDLIVKHGSALQRSLSELEGLRVGGDMGEKIRQVTERATLFRITSNAMINACRDFLSLAQSHSKRWQKALQTEREQRIRLEETLEQLAKQHNHLERAFRGATVLPPSFSNPALGSKGGAPGKGDASDEDDDNEFFDAMEDPAEFITVPADPKYHRRSGSNISGISSETGTDDQSFDELSLASNPESPQPLELEPVRQRRTRIPDKPNYYLNLWSIMKNCIGKELSKIPMPVNFNEPLSMLQRLSEDLEYYEILDKAAKCHNSLEQMCYVAAFTVSSYSTTVHRTGKPFNPLLGETFELDRVRECGYRSLCEQVSHHPPAAAHHAFSEKGWTLRQEIALASKFRGKYLSIMPLGSIQCLFDKSNNHYSWKKVTTTVHNIIVGKLWIDQSGEIDVVNHKTGDRCHLKFAPYSYFSRDVPRKVTGVVTDKDGKAHYVLSGTWDEKMEFSRIMQSSKGENGTEGKQRTVYQTLKAKEIWRKNPLPEGAENMYYFSSLALTLNEHEEGVAPTDSRRRPDQRLMEEGRWDEANAEKQRLEEKQRTARREREREAVKAASSPEEAITEDSINDSPLKTHAQETGTTASEVSDETDTEDSPPHTPVASPYGPSLFPLLSVHPDSYQALWFEKVDDSVSGETLHVYKGGYWEAKEQGSWDVCPDIF; from the exons ATGTCGGAGCTCAAACCCCCTACCCCAACCCCAACCCCTGGTGACACATACAAGGGTTGGCTCTTCAAATGGACTAATTACATAAAAGGTTACCAGAGGCGCTGGTTTGTTCTCAGCAATGGACTGCTGTCTTACTACAG GACCCAGGCAGAGATGGGGCACACATGCAGAGGTACCATCAACTTGGCTACAGCCAACATTGTTGTGGAGGACTCGTGCAATTTTGTCATTTCCAACGGAGGAGCACAGACGTATCACTTGAAGGCCAGCTCTGAAGTAGAGCGACAGCGATGGATCACTGCTCTGGAGCTTGCTAAAGCAAAGGCTGTCGACATGCAGGCTGGATCTG ATGACTCTGGTGATGATTGTCCTGGAGTTTCCCCTGCCCCTGGGCAGGGCGGAGGCTGCCGCAACTCCGAAATCCAGTCCACATTACGCACCCTGAGCAGCAAAGTTGAGGACCTTACCACCTGCAATGATCTCATTGTCAAACATGGATCTGCCCTCCAAAG GTCTTTATCCGAATTGGAGGGCCTGCGTGTTGGAGGGGACATGGGGGAGAAGATTAGACAAGTCACAGAGAGAGCCACACTATTCCGAATCACCTCTAACGCCATGATCAAT GCATGCAGGGACTTCCTCTCTCTGGCCCAGAGCCACAGTAAGCGTTGGCAGAAGGCCTTACAGACTGAAAGAGAGCAGAGGATACGTCTGGAGGAGACTCTTGAACAGTTAGCTAAACAGCACAACCACTTGGAGAGAGCTTTCAGAGGAGCTACAGTTCTTCCTCCTTCATTCAGCAATCCTGCTTTAGGTAGTAAAG gcGGTGCTCCAGGAAAAGGTGATGCcagtgatgaggatgatgacaaTGAGTTTTTTGATGCAATGGAAGACccagcagaatttattactgtCCCTGCTGACCCCAAGTATCACAG AAGATCTGGCAGCAACATCAGCGGAATCAGCAGCGAGACTGGAACGGATGATCAATCG tTTGATGAACTGTCTTTGGCATCCAATCCGGAGTCCCCACAGCCTCTTGAGCTAGAGCCAGTCAGACAAAGACGAACTCGTATCCCTGACAAACCCAACTATTACCTCAATTTGTGGAGCATCATGAAGAACTGTATTGGAAAAGAGCTGTCAAAGATACCAATGCCT GTAAATTTCAATGAGCCCTTGTCGATGCTGCAACGTCTGTCTGAAGATCTGGAGTACTATGAAATTCTGGATAAGGCCGCTAAATGTCATAACTCTTTAGAGCAAATGTGTTACGTGGCAGCTTTTACTGTATCTTCCTACTCCACCACAGTCCACCGCACAGGAAAACCCTTTAATCCTCTGCTGGGAGAAACTTTTGAACTTGATCGAGTCAGAGAGTGTGGTTACCGATCTCTTTGCGAACAG GTGAGCCACCACCCACCTGCTGCTGCACACCATGCCTTCTCTGAAAAGGGCTGGACCCTCAGACAGGAGATTGCACTAGCCAGCAAGTTTAGAGGAAAATATCTCTCTATCATGCCTTTGG GTTCTATCCAGTGTTTATTTGATAAGAGCAACAATCACTACTCCTGGAAAAAAGTTACCACAACCGTACACAACATTATTGTTGGGAAATTATGGATTGATCAG TCAGGTGAGATAGATGTGGTGAACCACAAAACAGGAGATCGTTGCCATCTCAAGTTTGCTCCCTATAGTTACTTCTCCAGAGATGTACCAAGAAAG gtAACAGGTGTTGTGACAGATAAGGATGGAAAGGCCCATTATGTGCTGTCAGGAACATGGGATGAGAAGATGGAATTTTCCAGAATAATGCAGAGCAGTAAAGGTGAGAATGGCACTGAAGGCAAACAGAGGACTGTTTATCAGACGCTCAAAGCCAAAGAAATCTGGAGAAAGAACCCTTTACC AGAGGGAGCAGAGAATATGTACTACTTCTCCTCACTTGCCTTGACACTTAATGAACATGAAGAAGGAGTGGCGCCTACAGACAGTCGGCGGCGCCCTGACCAGCGGCTAATGGAGGAAGGTCGGTGGGATGAAGCCAACGCGGAGAAACAGAGACTTGAAGAAAAACAGCGTACCGCCCGTCGAGAAAGGGAAAGGGAAGCAGTGAAAGCAGCCAGCTCACCTGAAGAAG CTATCACAGAGGATTCAATTAATGATTCACCTTTGAAAA CTCATGCACAAGAAACTGGAACCACAGCAAGTGAGGTTTCCGATGAAA CTGACACAGAGGACTCTCCCCCTCACACACCTGTTGCAT cccCTTATGGACCATCACTCTTCCCACTCTTAA GTGTCCATCCAGACAGCTACCAAGCACTGTGGTTCGAGAAGGTAGACGACTCTGTATCTGGAGAGACGTTGCACGTCTACAAAGGGGGCTACTGGGAGGCGAAGGAACAAGGGAGCTGGGATGTGTGCCCTGACATCTTCTGA
- the LOC121637758 gene encoding oxysterol-binding protein 1-like isoform X9, with protein MSELKPPTPTPTPGDTYKGWLFKWTNYIKGYQRRWFVLSNGLLSYYRTQAEMGHTCRGTINLATANIVVEDSCNFVISNGGAQTYHLKASSEVERQRWITALELAKAKAVDMQAGSDDSGDDCPGVSPAPGQGGGCRNSEIQSTLRTLSSKVEDLTTCNDLIVKHGSALQRSLSELEGLRVGGDMGEKIRQVTERATLFRITSNAMINACRDFLSLAQSHSKRWQKALQTEREQRIRLEETLEQLAKQHNHLERAFRGATVLPPSFSNPALGSKGGAPGKGDASDEDDDNEFFDAMEDPAEFITVPADPKYHRRSGSNISGISSETGTDDQSFDELSLASNPESPQPLELEPVRQRRTRIPDKPNYYLNLWSIMKNCIGKELSKIPMPVNFNEPLSMLQRLSEDLEYYEILDKAAKCHNSLEQMCYVAAFTVSSYSTTVHRTGKPFNPLLGETFELDRVRECGYRSLCEQVSHHPPAAAHHAFSEKGWTLRQEIALASKFRGKYLSIMPLGSIQCLFDKSNNHYSWKKVTTTVHNIIVGKLWIDQSGEIDVVNHKTGDRCHLKFAPYSYFSRDVPRKVTGVVTDKDGKAHYVLSGTWDEKMEFSRIMQSSKGENGTEGKQRTVYQTLKAKEIWRKNPLPEGAENMYYFSSLALTLNEHEEGVAPTDSRRRPDQRLMEEGRWDEANAEKQRLEEKQRTARREREREAVKAASSPEEAHAQETGTTASEVSDESVHPDSYQALWFEKVDDSVSGETLHVYKGGYWEAKEQGSWDVCPDIF; from the exons ATGTCGGAGCTCAAACCCCCTACCCCAACCCCAACCCCTGGTGACACATACAAGGGTTGGCTCTTCAAATGGACTAATTACATAAAAGGTTACCAGAGGCGCTGGTTTGTTCTCAGCAATGGACTGCTGTCTTACTACAG GACCCAGGCAGAGATGGGGCACACATGCAGAGGTACCATCAACTTGGCTACAGCCAACATTGTTGTGGAGGACTCGTGCAATTTTGTCATTTCCAACGGAGGAGCACAGACGTATCACTTGAAGGCCAGCTCTGAAGTAGAGCGACAGCGATGGATCACTGCTCTGGAGCTTGCTAAAGCAAAGGCTGTCGACATGCAGGCTGGATCTG ATGACTCTGGTGATGATTGTCCTGGAGTTTCCCCTGCCCCTGGGCAGGGCGGAGGCTGCCGCAACTCCGAAATCCAGTCCACATTACGCACCCTGAGCAGCAAAGTTGAGGACCTTACCACCTGCAATGATCTCATTGTCAAACATGGATCTGCCCTCCAAAG GTCTTTATCCGAATTGGAGGGCCTGCGTGTTGGAGGGGACATGGGGGAGAAGATTAGACAAGTCACAGAGAGAGCCACACTATTCCGAATCACCTCTAACGCCATGATCAAT GCATGCAGGGACTTCCTCTCTCTGGCCCAGAGCCACAGTAAGCGTTGGCAGAAGGCCTTACAGACTGAAAGAGAGCAGAGGATACGTCTGGAGGAGACTCTTGAACAGTTAGCTAAACAGCACAACCACTTGGAGAGAGCTTTCAGAGGAGCTACAGTTCTTCCTCCTTCATTCAGCAATCCTGCTTTAGGTAGTAAAG gcGGTGCTCCAGGAAAAGGTGATGCcagtgatgaggatgatgacaaTGAGTTTTTTGATGCAATGGAAGACccagcagaatttattactgtCCCTGCTGACCCCAAGTATCACAG AAGATCTGGCAGCAACATCAGCGGAATCAGCAGCGAGACTGGAACGGATGATCAATCG tTTGATGAACTGTCTTTGGCATCCAATCCGGAGTCCCCACAGCCTCTTGAGCTAGAGCCAGTCAGACAAAGACGAACTCGTATCCCTGACAAACCCAACTATTACCTCAATTTGTGGAGCATCATGAAGAACTGTATTGGAAAAGAGCTGTCAAAGATACCAATGCCT GTAAATTTCAATGAGCCCTTGTCGATGCTGCAACGTCTGTCTGAAGATCTGGAGTACTATGAAATTCTGGATAAGGCCGCTAAATGTCATAACTCTTTAGAGCAAATGTGTTACGTGGCAGCTTTTACTGTATCTTCCTACTCCACCACAGTCCACCGCACAGGAAAACCCTTTAATCCTCTGCTGGGAGAAACTTTTGAACTTGATCGAGTCAGAGAGTGTGGTTACCGATCTCTTTGCGAACAG GTGAGCCACCACCCACCTGCTGCTGCACACCATGCCTTCTCTGAAAAGGGCTGGACCCTCAGACAGGAGATTGCACTAGCCAGCAAGTTTAGAGGAAAATATCTCTCTATCATGCCTTTGG GTTCTATCCAGTGTTTATTTGATAAGAGCAACAATCACTACTCCTGGAAAAAAGTTACCACAACCGTACACAACATTATTGTTGGGAAATTATGGATTGATCAG TCAGGTGAGATAGATGTGGTGAACCACAAAACAGGAGATCGTTGCCATCTCAAGTTTGCTCCCTATAGTTACTTCTCCAGAGATGTACCAAGAAAG gtAACAGGTGTTGTGACAGATAAGGATGGAAAGGCCCATTATGTGCTGTCAGGAACATGGGATGAGAAGATGGAATTTTCCAGAATAATGCAGAGCAGTAAAGGTGAGAATGGCACTGAAGGCAAACAGAGGACTGTTTATCAGACGCTCAAAGCCAAAGAAATCTGGAGAAAGAACCCTTTACC AGAGGGAGCAGAGAATATGTACTACTTCTCCTCACTTGCCTTGACACTTAATGAACATGAAGAAGGAGTGGCGCCTACAGACAGTCGGCGGCGCCCTGACCAGCGGCTAATGGAGGAAGGTCGGTGGGATGAAGCCAACGCGGAGAAACAGAGACTTGAAGAAAAACAGCGTACCGCCCGTCGAGAAAGGGAAAGGGAAGCAGTGAAAGCAGCCAGCTCACCTGAAGAAG CTCATGCACAAGAAACTGGAACCACAGCAAGTGAGGTTTCCGATGAAA GTGTCCATCCAGACAGCTACCAAGCACTGTGGTTCGAGAAGGTAGACGACTCTGTATCTGGAGAGACGTTGCACGTCTACAAAGGGGGCTACTGGGAGGCGAAGGAACAAGGGAGCTGGGATGTGTGCCCTGACATCTTCTGA